The following are from one region of the Streptomyces decoyicus genome:
- a CDS encoding AlkA N-terminal domain-containing protein, with the protein MHEDSRYEAVRSRDARFDGAFFFAVSTTGIYCRPSCPATTPRRRNVAFFPTAAAAQGSGFRACRRCRPDAVPGSAEWNARADVVGRAMRLISDGVVDREGVSGLAARLGYSARQVQRQLNAELGAGPVALARAQRAHTARILLQTTGLQAAEIAFAAGFASVRQFNDTIKEIYALTPGELRAARPGKTARYGPVAPHTLPGVLPLRLAFRGPYAARQLFDHLQRRAITGVEEVSGGPGARTYRRTLRLPNGPGIAEVDEAAGDGWLDCRLRLTELRDLTTAGQRVRRLFDLDADPYAVAERLAEDPVLARLVAERPGLRSPGAAAPDELAVRAVLGQQVSVAAGRTLGAALVAAYGEPLPEPAGALTRLFPRVDDLAGASLAELGMPESRRTTLRTLGSALADGTVTLDTGADRDEAERALLGLRGIGPWTAGYIRMRALGDPDVLLTGDVAVRAGMRRAGVPTAGPAARTNTWRPWRSYAMHHFWNVPATKPARTRPSTTESTGP; encoded by the coding sequence ATGCATGAGGACAGCAGGTACGAGGCGGTGCGCAGCAGGGACGCCAGATTCGACGGCGCCTTCTTCTTCGCGGTGTCCACGACCGGGATCTACTGCCGGCCGAGCTGCCCCGCCACCACGCCCCGACGCCGGAATGTCGCCTTCTTCCCGACCGCCGCGGCCGCCCAGGGATCCGGCTTCCGCGCCTGCCGGCGCTGCCGTCCCGATGCGGTGCCCGGCTCCGCGGAGTGGAATGCCCGCGCCGATGTCGTCGGGCGGGCGATGCGGCTGATCAGCGATGGCGTGGTCGACCGGGAAGGGGTCTCCGGGCTGGCGGCCCGGCTCGGCTACAGCGCCCGGCAGGTGCAGCGGCAGCTGAATGCCGAGCTGGGCGCCGGTCCCGTGGCACTGGCGCGGGCACAGCGCGCGCACACCGCCCGGATCCTGCTCCAGACCACCGGTCTGCAGGCGGCCGAGATCGCCTTTGCGGCCGGGTTCGCCAGCGTGCGGCAGTTCAACGACACCATCAAGGAGATCTACGCACTGACCCCGGGCGAGCTGCGCGCCGCCCGCCCCGGAAAGACGGCCCGATACGGCCCGGTGGCGCCGCATACCCTGCCCGGGGTGCTGCCGCTGCGGCTGGCCTTCCGCGGTCCGTACGCGGCACGGCAGCTCTTCGACCACCTCCAGCGGCGCGCCATCACCGGCGTCGAGGAGGTCAGCGGAGGGCCCGGCGCCCGCACCTACCGGCGCACCCTGCGGCTGCCGAACGGCCCCGGTATCGCCGAGGTCGACGAGGCGGCCGGCGACGGCTGGCTGGACTGCCGGCTGCGCCTCACCGAACTTCGCGATCTCACCACCGCAGGCCAGCGGGTGCGGCGCCTCTTCGACCTGGACGCCGACCCGTACGCGGTCGCCGAGCGGCTCGCCGAGGACCCCGTCCTGGCACGGTTGGTGGCCGAGCGCCCCGGACTGCGGTCCCCGGGCGCCGCCGCCCCGGACGAGCTCGCGGTCCGTGCCGTACTCGGCCAGCAGGTCTCCGTCGCGGCCGGCCGCACACTCGGCGCCGCCCTGGTCGCCGCGTACGGCGAACCGCTGCCGGAGCCGGCCGGCGCGCTCACCCGTCTCTTCCCTCGCGTCGACGATCTGGCAGGGGCCTCGCTCGCGGAACTCGGCATGCCCGAGTCCCGACGGACGACCCTGCGCACCCTCGGTTCCGCACTCGCCGACGGCACCGTCACGCTGGACACCGGAGCCGACCGGGACGAGGCCGAGCGCGCGCTGCTCGGGCTGCGCGGCATCGGCCCGTGGACCGCCGGCTACATCCGGATGCGAGCCCTCGGGGACCCTGACGTGCTGCTGACCGGCGATGTGGCCGTACGGGCCGGCATGCGCCGGGCCGGAGTCCCGACGGCCGGTCCGGCAGCGCGGACGAATACCTGGCGCCCCTGGCGCTCCTACGCCATGCACCACTTCTGGAACGTGCCGGCCACCAAGCCGGCGCGCACCCGCCCCTCCACC